A region of the Fischerella sp. PCC 9605 genome:
AGGACTGGCAATTAGCTACCAAATTATTACTGAGAACCACGGCGGAAAATTACAATGTATTTCATTACCAGATAAAGGAACAGAATTTATAATTCAGATTCCGTTGTAAAAATCTTAAATTTGTAGGGTGCGTTAGCGATAGTGTAACGCACCATATACAGCAGGGAACAGGGAACTCTTAACGGGGAACAGCCTTGAAAGCCTCTTGGTATATAGCTTTGTTCTTAAAATTTGTACCTCATTCACTTGCAATCTGCTGTAAGAATAGCACTTACTTAAGGTTTTTATGGAGCTAACTGGGGATTGCTAGCGTGTCGAGGTTTGGTCATGGGAGGATATGATTTGAGTCGGCTCCAAGTCTCATAATCTTTGTTTAGTACAGACTTGCAGACTTTTTTAGCCTATTCTCTCGCATGTAGCGATCGCTTAAGTAAGTGCCATTCCCTATTAGGGATTGAAACCTTACTAACAAACCCAAATCTTAACAGAAATACTCTTTTATTCTTAGGTCTTAGTGGTTCAAAAATTATCTTTTTCACCACAAAGACACAAATGTGTAAGCAGCCTCTAACAATTTTTGAGTAGCTACAAACTATTCTGATAATTATTATTAATTCATCAAAATGCTGAGTAAGTATTTCTTAGTGCTTGTTCTATCGAACCAACCCTATTGAAATCCCGGATGAGTTGATGAGCTTTTGTTTCCCGCTTGTTGAGCATAACTTTCAGCGGTGCGAGCAAATTCACATCTGGATCTTCCCCAAGAGCAACTTCAGCAGCTTGCAAAACTTGTGAGGCGATCGCAAAAATATCTTGGTTGTCAAACCCTTGTTGTGCGGAAAGTTGGTGCTTGGCTGTGTCTGGTACTGTTGCTCTACCAGGTAGTGATTCATCTAAAACCAGACCCTTTAATAAAGCCAGCAATGCAGCATAAATAGAAAAATCATCACAACTATCGAATGCTTTAAATTCAATCCGACCCACTTCCGCGGGAATGCGTGCTATTTTTGTCAATGAAGGCGCAGCCTGAATTAGTTGTTCTGATTTTTCTACAAATACCATCGCTGCTGGTCTTTGACCTGTTCTAATAAATGTCCTCACTGATAGTCCTTCCCACAAACCGCCTTGGTAAAAAGGAGAACTATAACTAAAAGGAACGATATAGGAACTGTAATAAGTCAGCTTTTTGCCAATCTCAATTACACGTTCATAAGGTAAACCTGCTACAGAAATATTCAAATCTGGGCCATAGGTCAACATGGGAATATTGGCAGTTTGTTTTTCCGGAGAAGTCCGCCTCCTTTTAATTTCATAATCATTTAATGGAGGTTCAGGCTTAAAAACTGCATGGTAAGGATTACAACTTATCAAAGCCGGAGAAAAGCCAAATTTGGCAGCGATTTCTTGCAGCAAGTAAAAACTTTCTGTAAGTTCAGTAATAGTACTTTGAATATCAGAGTTGATTGTGGTTCTGATTTCTATACCTTTAGGAACGCATTCGATCACTTTTTCTGAATCCGCAAATCTTTCAAATCCCTCTATATACCACCTTTTCTTTTTAATACCAGCGTCGCCAATGCGTAATTGAGGATAGTCATTGGGATAGGTCGGTAGCTGTTCAATAATTTGATTAAAATCAGCAAATTTGATGCTGGAAAAATCTGCGAACTTTCCTTCAGGAGTCAGAAAAGCAACTTCATGCTCGATGCCAAAATAAAACATTATTTAGACCTTTATCGAATTATTTATTAATTAAAAATCAACCTAATTTAACTAATGCTAAGCGATAGGTATTTCGCAAGGGAGGAATGTATGAGAACAACAAGCGATTTAACAAGGAAAAACGTTTTAAATATTTAGCTGGTAAATCTCTAAACGTACAAATCTCCATGATTTGATAACGGGAGTCCCAATCTTTCAATTTGCGAATATCTGAGATACTCCAATCAAAGTTTGCCGAAGTATGTTTGAGTACATCATGTCGTTTTTGATTCTTGACTAACAGCGGTGATATCGAATCAAAAGCAAACAAAGAACCGGGAAACTCTCGCAAAAGATTAGCAAACAACTGTTTAACTTGATGTTCGTTAAGAAACATCAGCACGCCTTCCGCTACAAACATGCAGGACTGTGTGCCAGCAGCTTTAACGCACTCAAACCAATCTGTATCCAGACAAGAAGCTGTGATAAATTGACGTCGTTCTGTTTCAGCAAAAAACTGCTTTCGCAATGCCATCACATCTGGTAAATCTAAATCAAACCAACGTACTTTACCGTTATCTACTCGTTCAAAGCGCGTGTTTAGTCCTGTACCAATATCGACAACCGAACCTTGGGGGTGTTTTTGAAGGTAAGCGCGTACCCAATTGTCGATGAGCATTCCTCGCAAACAAGCGCCTATTTGAGAGTTATTTGCAGTAGCGAACTTATCAAAATCGTAATCAATCGCTTCTAGAATCTCAGCCGATTTCGGGTCTACTATGATGGGGTCGGCTTGCTTGATTTCAGCAGCCCTAGCCCAGAGGGGAATTAATAGTGTTTCTTGAACCACACCAAGGTTAACTTTAGTTTTAGTCATGATATCCTTTGCTTGGAACTTTAATTAAAAAAATTCTCAGTAATTTTAGCATAAGAAAAATAAAGAAGAAGCTAGGAGGCAGAATAAGTGAGATTTTTCATGTGTCGTGGGATGGGTAGCCACTCATCAGCTACTTAAAATGTTTGCTAACAAAGGCAACATTACAAGAATTCAACACAGGCTAGTATGGACTTGGGAAAAGCTAGAGGCGTGAGTTTATGACAAGTGCTGTTCAATCTCCCTACAGCAGTGAACAAGTTGCCGCTTGGCTGCGGGGATTACTGACTATTGCTTGGGCAGATGGTGATTTTGATGACCAAGAAAAAGATTTAATTGCTAGTATCACTAAGGATGAACTGGCTCTAGGAACAAGCTTGGAATCATTAGATGTGATTGAACCAGAGGAATTAGCAGCTGTCTTAGGCAAAGGCACACCAGCAGCGGAAAATTTCTTACGTACTGCTGTTATGGTGGCGATCGCCGACGGTACTTATTCCAAAAGCGAAGACTACCTATTGCATCAGTTGTGCAAAGCTTTGGGAGAGCCAGACAATTTACTAGAAGCTCTGCGCCATACCCTAGAATACCATCCGCCAGAGCAGGTACAACAACAGGTACAGACTCCATTAGTTATCGCACCCACAAAGCCTCAACTTGACGCACTACACCCAGTGCGCGAATGGCTGGATGGACTAGACATCGAAGATCCCAGAGTTGCCCGCTTTTTGTGCAAAATGATTCCCTCCCAATGTCCATTTGAACGGGATGTCAAGCTGTTTGGGCAAAAGATTGTTCACATCCCACCTTTATGTAAACTCAACCCGCTTTATGAACAACTCGTAGGTTTGCGCTTCCGCGCCCTCTCCTATCTGGCAGATGAATGTGGTGAGGATGTTTCAGAATATATTTAGTTAGTGGTTAGTGGTGAGCTAGCGCGGTCTTGGGGAGGCAGTGCGGTCTTGGGGGTTCCCCCCATGAGCACCTGCCGTGGTTCCCCCCATGAGCGACTAGCGTAGACGCCCATCAGGGCGGCTTCTCGTAGAGTACCCGAAGGGTTAATGGTTAGTAGGGAATGGAGTAATAAGGAATGGGAAATAAAAATAACAATTACCAATTACCAACAACTAAACTACTAACTACTAACTACTAACTACTAACTAAGTCTATGCAATTTATCGATCAAGCAGAAATTGAAGTAGAAGCAGGTAAGGGAGGCGATGGTATTGTCGCTTTCCGGCGGGAGAAGTATGTGCCAGCAGGTGGCCCCTCTGGTGGAAATGGGGGAAAAGGCGGTTCTGTGTTATTACGTGCGGTGGAAAACCTGCAAACTCTGCTCGATTTCAGATACAACCATCGATTTAAGGCAGAAAACGGTGGGCGTGGCGGGCCGAATAACCGCACTGGGGCAAATGGAAAGGATTTGATTATTGAGGTTCCCTGCGGCACAGTTGTCTATGATGCTCAAACAGGGGAATTAATAGGGGATTTGGTAGAACCTGAGCAAACTTTAACGATCGCCAAAGGTGGCAAAGGTGGATTGGGCAACCAGCATTTTTTGAGTAACCGCAACCGCGCCCCCGAATATGCCTTGCCAGGACTACCAGGAGAAATTAAACAGCTGCGTCTGGAGTTAAAACTCTTGGCAGAAGTGGGGATTATTGGGCTGCCAAATGCTGGAAAATCAACATTGATTTCGGCTTTATCGGCAGCACGTCCGAAAATTGCTGACTATCCCTTTACAACTCTCGTGCCAAATTTGGGTGTGGTACGCAAACCGAGTGGTGATGGCACAGTTTTTGCTGATATTCCTGGACTAATAGAAGGTGCTTCCCAAGGGGCAGGCTTGGGGCATGATTTCTTGCGCCACATTGAACGCACGCGAGTCCTACTGCATTTGATTGATGCCACTAGTGATGATGTGATCGCAGATTACAATACAATTCAACAAGAATTGCAGGCTTACGGGCGGGGATTGTCAGAACGTCCCCAAGTTTTAGCGCTAAACAAGATTGATGCAGTCGATAGGGAAAGCGTAGATTTAGAAGCACTAGCAACAACACTCAATCATCTTTCTCATGCTCAGGTATTCTTAATTTCAGCTGTTACGGGTACTGGTTTAGAGTTAATGTTGCAAGAACTTTGGTCAATACTCGATCAACTTGATGCTAAAGATGAACAGTTGGTCAATAGTCAATAGTCAACAGTCAACAGTCAAAAGTCTTTTCACTATTGACCATTGACTGTTGACTAATGACCATGTTGATTTGCTGTTAAAGTTTGCAGCCACCCTCAGCACAGTATGCTGAGTGATATGTACTAGAACGCTTGCCAAACAAGCTGTAGCGATGATCGCGGATTTGTTCATAAACTCTATCACCTACCCATTTCACTCCAGGCAAGGCACGATAAGCATCTACGAAAACATTACCCAATGGTAATAATCGCCCAATTTCTTCGGCGGCTGCACTGCCTTGCCAGCGTCGATCTGGCGCGTTGGCATCAATCAAAATCATACCCAACTGGCAATCTTGCGGTGTGATTCCCCATTTTTGTAGTGTTTGCTCATCTTGCATCGGAATGTAGCGAAACAAGTTTCCTTGGTCTAGGGTTTCTAGCAATTGCACTAGGGTAACGCAAAGATTACAGTTTCCGTCGTAGATGACGTAGTAATTCATGGCAATAGCGGTTGTCTATGCAAAAATTAGTGTATATTACTATTTGTAAACCTAATTATTAGGTTACTAAACGTCAATAAAAATAAATATAAGGGTCTTTAGTTGTTGTTTGTTCGTTATGAGCAACCACTGAGCGTGAAAAGTTAACCTTATCTTAAATACAGTATGGGCTAATATCTCAAACCCTATTGTTTGTTTCCGAGGCGATAACAATGGCAGAAGAGAAGATCTTAACTATTGATTTTGCTGAAGAAGACGCTTATGCAGAAATTCTGCCGCGATCGCCCCTAATGTCAAGTTACAAAGCCAAATGGGACGGTATCCGGCTAGATTATCATCAACAGCCCGGTCATAGTACTCCAGAACATAGTCCCAAGCAGCATGTTATTAGTATTAGCCTTGAGGAGCGCCCCGTCAAAGTAGAAAGAGTATTAAATGGACATCTCCACCATGAGTGCATTAACTATGGTGATATTACCGTGGTTCCGGCGAATAGTTATCATAAGTTGCATTGGGATCTGGAAGCAAAATTTTTACTCGTGAGTTTAGATGCAGAACTGTTTACCCGTGTCGGTTACGACTCAATAGATTTGCAAAATTACGAAGTTCTGCCACAATTAGCTTCTGCCGATCCTCTAATTCAGCATATAGGGCTAGCGCTCAAATCAGAGCTAGAGTCTGATGGTATGGGTAGTCGTATTTATATCGAATCTTTGGCGACTACCCTTTGCATTCACTTGCTCAAGAACTATTCTACATCTTTGGCAAAAATTTCTACATATTCTGACGGTCTTTCTCGCATCCAGTTGCGAAAAGCGATTGAGTATATTAACGAGAACCTCGAACAAGATTTGACACTTGCTGAAATCGCTGCGGCTGTGGGAATGAGTATGTATCATTTCTCGCGCCTTTTTAAACAGTCAACTGGTTTGTCACCTCACCAATACGTGATGAATTGCAGAATTGAAAAAGCAAAAAAATTATTAGTTCTAAGTGAGGAAACAATTAATCAAATTTGCCAGCAGGTAGGTTTTCAAAATCAGAGCCATTTTACAAGTGTTTTTCGCAGACTCATAGGTATAACGCCAAAAGTTTACAGAGAACAGGTCAAAATTTAGCAAGAGAAAGGAGAGATAAGTAAGATGGGGTGATGGGGTGATGGGGTGATGGGAAGAAGAGTCAAGTTTTATATTCTCCCCACCTCCGGTTCTCCCCCTCTCCCACTCTCAAGAACTCTCCCTTGTCTCACCCATAAAGACAATTTCTGAATACTGAATCGGTGTTCTAGTCGTCTGCTGCTCTAGTTTCAATTGGCGGACGTTTAATTTCTCCCTCACTGTAACCTAGTTCGTACATACTAGCAGCTTGAGAATCTTGTTCTGGTGGCACTTTGGGTTGTCCAGCCCAAGCATCAGATTTTCCTAAGTTAAACCAATCTTCATCAGTCATCCTAGAGCCGAATGTGTTCTGCGTTGTTTTGTTCATAAAAACCTCGCGGGAACGTCGAAAAACCGTGCATGGACGGCACGGTAGGAGACGGACGCGGGGATTTATTCCCCGTGACAATCAACCTAGTTGATACTTAATTATTTAATGTTACTCATCTAAAAGGGGCTGGTAAAGCAAGAATGTGATATTTTTGGCAAGAAAAGGCAAGACAAAAGTATAGAAGTTAGCTAAACTCATCCTCAGTAAATGAGAAAGCGGTGATGAGATACAAACTCTTGGGTAAAAGCGGGTTGCGAGTCTCTGAACTTTGCTTGAGAACCATGACCTTTGGTGAAGAGTGGGGTTGGGGAGCATCCCAAGACGAAAGCCGAAAAGTCTTTGATGCTTTCGTAGAAGCGGGCGGAAACTTTATCGATACTGCCAATGGTTACACAGATGGCTCTAGTGAAAAAATTGTCGGTGAGTTCATCGCCTCGGAACGGGAACGCTTTGTAGTTGCTACTAAATACTCGTTTCCTTTGCAGATGAACAACCACTCAGGCAATCCCAATGGCAGTGGTAATCATCGCAAAAACATGATGCAGTCGCTCGAAGGCAGTTTGAAACGCCTCAATACAGACTACATAGATTTATTCTGGTTGCACGCTTGGGACTATATGACGCCTGTTGAGGAAATCATGCGTGCTTTCGATGATATGGTGCATCAAGGCAAAGTATTATATATTGGTATTTCTGATGCACCTGCCTGGATAGTTTCCCAAGCGAATACTTTAGCGCAGAGTTACGGCTGGACGCCGTTTGTAGCGCTACAAATTGAGTATAATTTGCTTCAGCGAACACCAGAACGAGAGTTGCTACCGATGGCAAAAGCCTTCGACTTGGCAGTATTGCCGTGGTCTCCTTTGGGTGGTGGTGTGCTAACGGGTAAATACAACCGGCAAAGTCAGGGAAATGGCCAAGAACAAGGGCGACTCTCAACTACAGGGGGAGGAACTATTTCGGAACGCGCTTTAGCGATCGCAGAAGTTGTTACCCAAGTTGCCCAAGAAATTGGACGTTCACCTTCACAAGTAGCACTTGCTTGGTTACGCGCTCAAAGCGGCGTGATTATCCCAATCATCGGTGCACGTAAGGTATCGCAGATTAAAGATAATTTAGCCTGCGTTGATATCACTCTCTCGCCAGAACATCTGCAACGCCTGAACAAAGTCAGTCAAATTGAGCTGGGTTTCCCTCATGACTTCTTGCAGAATGATGTAATGCGCGATCGCCTCTTCGGTGGTACATTCAACCTCATAGACAATCATCATGCTTATGGATAGTGGTTAGTGGTTAGTGGTTAGTGATTAGTGGTTAGTGGTTAGTGGTTAGTGGGAAGAACCAACAACTAACTATCAATCCTACCTACTAACTACTATCTACTATCTACTATTTACTAACATTTTGCTTAGAATGCAATTATTTTATAGCGCCAAGAGAAAAATACCATCTATCGTCAGAGAGTTTCGTAAAGCAAAGCAATATCTGTAAACTCGTCTTGTCGAGCCAAAAAGAGAAAGAGAGTGACAACCATGAGCAAAAACGACCTGTCATCACGTCTTTATCCCAGCCGCATTGATATTCCTGCTGATGCACGCACCAAAATTGTTGAACTGATCAACCAAACTCTAGCAGCTACAACGGATCTAAAAACTCAGACAAAGCAGGCGCACTGGAATGTCAAAGGAACCGATTTCTACCAACTGCACGAATTGTTTGATGAAATCGCAGATGAGTTAGAAGAGTTCATTGATATGTTTGCGGAAAGAATTACCGCTTTGGGTGGCTATGCTTGCGGTACAGTTCGCATGGCAGCAGCCAGTTCTATATTGCCAGAATATCCTACTGATATTTTGGATGGTATGGAACACGTTACAGCTTTGGCAGAGCGTTTTGCACCTTACGCCAAGCATATCAGACAAGCGATCGATACAACTGATAACTTAGGCGATGCTGATACCGCAGACCTTTACACCGAAGTCTCTCGCACCATTGATAAACGACTCTGGTTCTTAGAAGCTCATTTGCAAGCAGCAGCACTCAAGCCAGGAAATGGTACCGCAGCAACCAAAACTCCAGAGAAAGCTGGCGTTAAATAACTAAGACAATTTAGTTGAAATCTCAGCAAATTGGTAATGCGTAATATAGTTAGTGGTTAGTAGTTAGTAGTTAGTGGTTGATGGTTGGTTGTTTGTTGTTAGTTGGAAAGACTGGCAACAAATAACTAACTACTAACAAATTCTGTAGGGTGCGTTATGGCAAGCCTAACGCACCATTATTTTATATATACTTCCTTGACTGTAAGTTAATGTAACAGCATCAAAAGAACAGTATCTTTTTGGTAACTACCTTACTTTTAAGTATCTACTTTTCATTTCCAAGTCATATAATCTAATATTGAGATAGGTAAAAACCAGGGTAAAAATAAATAACATTTTTGCTATTTAACAATATGATTGAACCCTGGTTTCACACATACAATAGTTTGACTTGTTAGCAATACATCTGATTCAAATTGCTAACAACTGCTGCAAGACCGCTGCACTTTGCTAAGAAGCTTGATTTAGGCATTTCTAAAACTACATAAACAATGAGGATTCACGTATGTTTTCAAATGCTAAAACTCATCTAATTCACGATAGAAACGCACGTGGTCGCACTCAAACAGGCTGGCTTGATAGCTACCATACATTTTCCTTCGGTAGCTTTTACGATCCTAACCGCATGGGATTTCGTTCTTTGCGTGTAATTAACGATGATCGCGTTGTTCCTGGTGCTGGTTTTGCTACCCACGGTCATAAAGACATGGAAATTTTCACCTACGTGCTGGAAGGTGCGTTAGAGCATAAAGACAGCTTGGGTAATGGGTCAATAATTCGTCCAGGGGAAGCACAAATCATGAGTGCTGGAACTGGGATTTTACACAGCGAATTTAATCCTTCTCAAACAGAACCAGTCCACTTCTTGCAAATATGGATTCTTCCCGATCAGCAAGGACTGCAACCCAGGTATGACCAAAAAGCTTTCCCCATTGAAGAAAGGCGTGGTCAATTACGTTTAATTGCTGCTAAAGATGGGCGTGATGGGGCTGTGAAAGTTTTTCAAGATGTTGATTTATACACATCTATTTTGGAACCTGGTAATGTTGTTAATTATCATCTCCAACCAAATCGTTATGGTTGGTTGCAAATTGCTCAAGGTGTAGCCAATTTGAACGGTGAAGAACTTAGATCAGGTGATGGTGTGCAAATGAATGGCGAAGAAAAACTTGAAATCAGCACTGATGTTGGTGCAGAAATCTTGTTGTTTGATTTAGGTTGATGTGGCTGGGATTAGATCCCTCCAACCCCCCTTTTTAAGGCTTGTCATTACCAACATTTCTAAAGTGGCTGTGTAATGAAATCAGCAGCCCAACACATATCTTGTAATCTCAACCAACCTCGCCATAAGGTCTGCCCGGTTGGCAGACCACCAGATTTACGCCCAAATTTCCCCTTCACTGTCTGTTCTCAATAGTTCTGGCAGAGGTTCTACATCCGGCGTTGTGATTGTCGTTGCTACGCAACCAAGGTATTTGTCCTGCTAGTCCCAAGATTTGTGGATTACCTGGTATTGGTGCTACTGCTAAACAACTATGTAGCATAATTCTTCGACCTTTACCGTCACCGATGTGACCTAAGCCCTAGACTTGCCGAGAATGTGTGTAATCAAGCTCTGATGTATCTTGGATACAGCATTCGCTGTTATGTTATTGTTTGTCGCTTTGTCTAGGGTCGCCGTGATGTGAGGCTCAACTAATGCTTGATGTTTAACATCTTCTTGGGCAAATCATCGATATGCGCACGAATTTCATCCACCCTTACATCAATCCGGTAGACTCGCCTGTGGGTTAGCCGCTATAGCTGCTCTGCTCCAACAGCGATTCGCTCTTTGTGTGCGACTACTATCCCCTCACTCAGCATCTCCCCATTGTTCAACTGCCCAAGTCTGGAGGTCTGTGAAATTTTCCAACTTCATACTCTGACTCTAATACACCCCTACTTCACTTTAAAAGATGTTGGTAATGACAAGCCTTAAAAGGTAGGGGTTCTCACCCTCCCGTGATACCTTGATAGCTAATTGAAACTTCGTTCGCGGCTATTCCTTTTGCTGAGCAATAAACATTTGCACAAACTTGCGAGCATCGGTCTGTGTTCGCTGCGTCCAGTGATAGACAAAAACTGCTTGCCAGTCAGCTTCCAAAAACTCACGCAACAGCAAGCGTTCTGTTTGGAGCATCATAATTAATTTTTACAAGGTTGTCCGTTGGGGGTAGCGTCGGGATAGAAGGTAACGATCGCTTTTTCTTTCCTAACAAAAACAGTAGAGAAAGTTTTTCCTGTCTCCCAATCCCGTACATTATAAATACATGCTCCCTCAGTATTTCCTTGGAGTTTAAAGATTTTAGTTGCATCTAAAAGCATTTCTTGGGCGTTGCTAAGGTAGCCGTAGCCTTTAATCACATCTGTGACTTTACGGTTCCCCTGGTTAATCACCACACCCATTGTATAAATTACACCAGGAACCACTTCTTCCCGGGCTTGATTATTCTCAAGGCGTCCGCCAATGCCTTGATTTTGCAGTTGCAAGTATCTACCGTAAAAATGCAAACCGCCTATGTCATTTTCGTTATATATTTCGCCACAAAAGATGTGTTCAAACCCCTGTCGTTTAAACCAAATATTAGTTAAATCTTGCAAAAATTCTGATTTTGTCTTTCTACCCGGACGCAGTTCACCGCCAGTCACTGTTTGCAGTTTGTCTAGGACATCTGGATAGTAAGATAAAAGCCGCTGAAATTGATTGGGACTAACTCTTGTACCGATAGAACCACAAATATTTAAAACTGCTTGGTCAAAAGCATTTAGCTTTGGTGGAGGTGGTGAGATGTCTAGCTGCTGTCCTGGTGGGAAACCAACAGGAACAGGGTTGTCTTCACGATCAAAAAAGGGCAGAAGTTTGTTATCTTGCTGTTGAGCAGCCACTGGACTGTGCAACCAAAGTGGAACAGCAACCAGCGAAATAAACAATCCTATTGTTAACCACATTAAGTTAATTTTAATCTCTTGGTAGTCTTTTTCATCTGGCGCCATTTTTGTTGTAGTCTTTGC
Encoded here:
- a CDS encoding class I SAM-dependent methyltransferase, with product MTKTKVNLGVVQETLLIPLWARAAEIKQADPIIVDPKSAEILEAIDYDFDKFATANNSQIGACLRGMLIDNWVRAYLQKHPQGSVVDIGTGLNTRFERVDNGKVRWFDLDLPDVMALRKQFFAETERRQFITASCLDTDWFECVKAAGTQSCMFVAEGVLMFLNEHQVKQLFANLLREFPGSLFAFDSISPLLVKNQKRHDVLKHTSANFDWSISDIRKLKDWDSRYQIMEICTFRDLPAKYLKRFSLLNRLLFSYIPPLRNTYRLALVKLG
- a CDS encoding Mo-dependent nitrogenase C-terminal domain-containing protein, with product MTSAVQSPYSSEQVAAWLRGLLTIAWADGDFDDQEKDLIASITKDELALGTSLESLDVIEPEELAAVLGKGTPAAENFLRTAVMVAIADGTYSKSEDYLLHQLCKALGEPDNLLEALRHTLEYHPPEQVQQQVQTPLVIAPTKPQLDALHPVREWLDGLDIEDPRVARFLCKMIPSQCPFERDVKLFGQKIVHIPPLCKLNPLYEQLVGLRFRALSYLADECGEDVSEYI
- the obgE gene encoding GTPase ObgE — protein: MQFIDQAEIEVEAGKGGDGIVAFRREKYVPAGGPSGGNGGKGGSVLLRAVENLQTLLDFRYNHRFKAENGGRGGPNNRTGANGKDLIIEVPCGTVVYDAQTGELIGDLVEPEQTLTIAKGGKGGLGNQHFLSNRNRAPEYALPGLPGEIKQLRLELKLLAEVGIIGLPNAGKSTLISALSAARPKIADYPFTTLVPNLGVVRKPSGDGTVFADIPGLIEGASQGAGLGHDFLRHIERTRVLLHLIDATSDDVIADYNTIQQELQAYGRGLSERPQVLALNKIDAVDRESVDLEALATTLNHLSHAQVFLISAVTGTGLELMLQELWSILDQLDAKDEQLVNSQ
- a CDS encoding thiol-disulfide oxidoreductase DCC family protein; translation: MNYYVIYDGNCNLCVTLVQLLETLDQGNLFRYIPMQDEQTLQKWGITPQDCQLGMILIDANAPDRRWQGSAAAEEIGRLLPLGNVFVDAYRALPGVKWVGDRVYEQIRDHRYSLFGKRSSTYHSAYCAEGGCKL
- a CDS encoding AraC family transcriptional regulator, with product MAEEKILTIDFAEEDAYAEILPRSPLMSSYKAKWDGIRLDYHQQPGHSTPEHSPKQHVISISLEERPVKVERVLNGHLHHECINYGDITVVPANSYHKLHWDLEAKFLLVSLDAELFTRVGYDSIDLQNYEVLPQLASADPLIQHIGLALKSELESDGMGSRIYIESLATTLCIHLLKNYSTSLAKISTYSDGLSRIQLRKAIEYINENLEQDLTLAEIAAAVGMSMYHFSRLFKQSTGLSPHQYVMNCRIEKAKKLLVLSEETINQICQQVGFQNQSHFTSVFRRLIGITPKVYREQVKI
- a CDS encoding aldo/keto reductase; translated protein: MRYKLLGKSGLRVSELCLRTMTFGEEWGWGASQDESRKVFDAFVEAGGNFIDTANGYTDGSSEKIVGEFIASERERFVVATKYSFPLQMNNHSGNPNGSGNHRKNMMQSLEGSLKRLNTDYIDLFWLHAWDYMTPVEEIMRAFDDMVHQGKVLYIGISDAPAWIVSQANTLAQSYGWTPFVALQIEYNLLQRTPERELLPMAKAFDLAVLPWSPLGGGVLTGKYNRQSQGNGQEQGRLSTTGGGTISERALAIAEVVTQVAQEIGRSPSQVALAWLRAQSGVIIPIIGARKVSQIKDNLACVDITLSPEHLQRLNKVSQIELGFPHDFLQNDVMRDRLFGGTFNLIDNHHAYG
- the dps gene encoding DNA starvation/stationary phase protection protein Dps encodes the protein MSKNDLSSRLYPSRIDIPADARTKIVELINQTLAATTDLKTQTKQAHWNVKGTDFYQLHELFDEIADELEEFIDMFAERITALGGYACGTVRMAAASSILPEYPTDILDGMEHVTALAERFAPYAKHIRQAIDTTDNLGDADTADLYTEVSRTIDKRLWFLEAHLQAAALKPGNGTAATKTPEKAGVK
- a CDS encoding pirin family protein, with the translated sequence MFSNAKTHLIHDRNARGRTQTGWLDSYHTFSFGSFYDPNRMGFRSLRVINDDRVVPGAGFATHGHKDMEIFTYVLEGALEHKDSLGNGSIIRPGEAQIMSAGTGILHSEFNPSQTEPVHFLQIWILPDQQGLQPRYDQKAFPIEERRGQLRLIAAKDGRDGAVKVFQDVDLYTSILEPGNVVNYHLQPNRYGWLQIAQGVANLNGEELRSGDGVQMNGEEKLEISTDVGAEILLFDLG
- a CDS encoding EndoU domain-containing protein, which gives rise to MWLTIGLFISLVAVPLWLHSPVAAQQQDNKLLPFFDREDNPVPVGFPPGQQLDISPPPPKLNAFDQAVLNICGSIGTRVSPNQFQRLLSYYPDVLDKLQTVTGGELRPGRKTKSEFLQDLTNIWFKRQGFEHIFCGEIYNENDIGGLHFYGRYLQLQNQGIGGRLENNQAREEVVPGVIYTMGVVINQGNRKVTDVIKGYGYLSNAQEMLLDATKIFKLQGNTEGACIYNVRDWETGKTFSTVFVRKEKAIVTFYPDATPNGQPCKN